In Sardina pilchardus chromosome 10, fSarPil1.1, whole genome shotgun sequence, one genomic interval encodes:
- the ch25hl1.1 gene encoding cholesterol 25-hydroxylase-like protein 1, member 1 has product MWNATEVSLQLPTRTSSDRLLQPLWDYLVFQHYPLVSSPFFPVLIAFSSYFFFSLPFAVIDLLGDKLPAFHRYKIQGDRRPTVGMMMRSLGMTMYNHLVFVFPIVIINNVFLPPAPLPPIAPTLWEVFSSGLGALLIFDTQYFVWHMVHHKNPHLYKWVHAIHHEYYSPFSWSTQHLSAMELMSVGFWSNLDPILLKVHPLTAWMLTIFSVWLSVEDHIGYDLPWSLHHLVPLGLLGGAPAHDMHHQKPSTNFAPFFSHWDRLCGTESHLEEKTDKLGETGKNANGKLHSM; this is encoded by the coding sequence ATGTGGAACGCCACAGAGGTCTCTCTGCAGCTCCCCACCCGAACCTCCTCCGACCGGCTGCTGCAGCCCTTGTGGGACTACCTGGTCTTCCAGCACTACCCCCTGGTGTCCTCGCCTTTCTTCCCCGTCCTGATTGCCTTCTCCAGCTACTTCTTCTTCAGCCTCCCCTTCGCCGTCATCGACCTCCTGGGCGACAAGCTACCCGCCTTCCACCGCTACAAGATCCAGGGCGACAGACGCCCCACCGTGGGCATGATGATGCGGAGCCTGGGCATGACCATGTACAACCACTTGGTCTTTGTGTTTCccatcgtcatcatcaacaaTGTCTTCCTGCCTCCGGCGCCGTTGCCCCCGATAGCACCCACCCTGTGGGAGGTCTTCAGCAGTGGTCTTGGCGCCCTGCTCATCTTCGACACCCAGTACTTCGTCTGGCACATGGTGCACCACAAAAACCCCCACCTCTACAAGTGGGTGCACGCCATCCACCACGAGTACTACTCTCCCTTCTCCTGGTCCACCCAACACCTCAGCGCCATGGAGCTGATGTCCGTGGGCTTCTGGAGCAACCTGGACCCTATCCTGCTGAAGGTCCACCCGCTCACCGCCTGGATGCTGACCATCTTCAGCGTCTGGCTGTCGGTGGAGGACCACATTGGCTACGACCTGCCCTGGTCCCTCCACCACCTGGTGCCCCTCGGGCTACTTGGCGGTGCCCCAGCTCACGACATGCACCACCAGAAGCCCTCCACCAACTTTGCCCCTTTCTTCAGCCACTGGGACAGGCTCTGTGGCACCGAGAGCCACCTCGAGGAGAAGACTGACAAACTAGGAGAGACTGGAAAAAATGCAAATGGAAAGCTGCATTCAATGTAA
- the si:dkey-24l11.2 gene encoding uncharacterized protein si:dkey-24l11.2 gives MDGEQAPALSTQAEKENRTSRRPPHSVPQTQPLCHFYSQGRHCHFGRRCRFLHQRGEGGKQALSTLENKPLSGAVDGGQTPGQESARPPAATHTQDTSRRETCQPSPVTRSSQPAGRQRGGGRPCRYFLSGYCAMEERCRFVHPQQFPPIGERPGPARAANGAGASASATASARIPVARPHQGQQEVKLSELTNEVSKQLRTTEIQQLIKRFPKDRLIVQEREDGKVTYYRFTVQPTDPDWPFDLKDLDVMVCFPDSYPQEVFTVDIPQDQDLPSVMGRHVEQASTEWLQAKHATNQLMGKLELLFRPYLRWLDRSMERLFIEGATKLKKDIDAERAGIQFVPYQQLQAAVCKGPSPGLPSAVYDDSAPAPQPSGTDSGPEGRGVEQEKGVEAGSDGEEEEDADEEDEGEEEEEEEEEGGSRRVENVRSGERRRGTEVKLLGLQLGEGTATVVARRVTVSLQCSRCKVASDLSLSGTLPCTAQCEKCGAGISAAFRPSMLHQYSDVLGYLDLSGVAPVDLVLQEAQLVVGCLGCSQEDDLQNVAYGQNKETNCQHCHSKLSIYVDSTRFTVIQPRTTKQTGQGGSSLYARRYRDPAIQGGKPLPDKGTCKHYKQSNRWLRFPCCGRAYPCDACHDEDQDHHMELATRMICGHCAKEQPFSNGKPCVGCGGMMTRSGHSSHWEGGLGCRSKVKMNRNDRQKYASTNKTISRRATSKN, from the exons ATGGATGGTGAGCAAGCACCTGCACTTTCAACCCAGGCAGAAAAAGAGAACAGGACGTCAAGAAGACCTCCTCATTCTGTGCCCCAGACACAACCGTTGTGCCACTTCTACTCTCAGGGCAGACACTGCCATTTTGGGAGGAGATGTCGTTTCCTGCACCAGAGGGGCGAGGGGGGCAAGCAGGCACTGAGCACCCTGGAGAACAAGCCTCTGAGTGGGGCAGTGGACGGTGGGCAGACGCCGGGTCAGGAGTCAGCGCGCCCGCCGGCCGCAACCCACACTCAGGACACGTCTAGACGAGAGACCTGCCAGCCCTCGCCTGTGACCAGGTCCAGCCAGCCGGCTGGACGGCAGCGTGGCGGCGGCCGCCCCTGCCGATACTTCCTGTCTGGCTACTGTGCGATGGAGGAGAGGTGCCGTTTCGTACACCCTCAGCAGTTCCCACCCATTGGCGAGCGGCCAGGCCCCGCAAGGGCAGCGAACGGTGCCGGTGCCAGTGCCAGTGCTACTGCCAGTGCCAGGATTCCGGTTGCCAGGCCGCACCAGGGGCAGCAAGAGGTCAAGCTCAGTGAGCTCACCAATGAAGTTTCTAAGCAGTTGCGCACCACTGAAATTCAGCAGCTCATCAAGCGGTTCCCTAAAGACAGGCTGATTGTACAAGAGCGAGAGGACGGCAAGGTCACATACTACCGGTTCACAGTGCAGCCCACTGATCCTGACTGG CCTTTTGATTTGAAGGACTTGGATGTCATGGTGTGCTTTCCAGACAGTTACCCACAAGAG GTGTTTACAGTGGACATTCCACAGGACCAAGACCTGCCCTCAGTCATGGGAAG ACACGTTGAGCAGGCGTCCACTGAGTGGCTCCAAGCCAAGCACGCCACTAACCAGCTGATGGGCAAGCTGGAGCTGCTCTTCAGGCCATACCTGCGTTGGCTGGACCGCAGCATGGAGCGCCTCTTCATCGAGGGAGCCACAAAG CTCAAGAAGGACATCGACGCAGAGCGGGCAGGGATCCAGTTTGTGCCCTACCAGCAGCTACAGGCTGCGGTGTGCAAGGGCCCCAGCCCTGGCCTCCCCTCGGCTGTCTACGACGACTCCGCTCCAGCTCCGCAGCCCTCCGGCACCGACAGCGGCCCAGAGGGCAGAGGTGtggagcaggagaagggtgTGGAGGCAGGGAGCGAtggcgaggaggaagaggacgccgatgaggaggatgagggggaggaggaagaggaggaggaagaggaggggggcagcCGGAGGGTGGAGAACGTGAGGAGTGGCGAGCGGCGCAGGGGCACGGAGGTGAAGCTGCTGGGCTTGCAGCTCGGCGAAGGCACTGCCACCGTGGTGGCCAGACGGGTCACCGTCTCACTGCAGTGCAGTAG GTGTAAGGTGGCGTCGGACTTGTCCCTGAGTGGGACGCTGCCGTGCACGGCCCAGTGTGAGAAGTGTGGCGCGGGGATCAGCGCGGCCTTCCGTCCCAGCATGCTGCACCAGTACAGTGACGTGCTGGGCTACCTGGACCTGAGCGGCGTGGCGCCCGTGGACCTGGTGCTGCAGGAGGCCCAGCTGGTGGTGGGCTGCCTGGGCTGCTCCCAGGAGGATGATCTACAG AACGTGGCCTATGGGCAGAACAAGGAGACCAACTGTCAGCATTGTCACAGCAAGCTCAGCATCTATGTGGACAGCACCCGATTCACTGTCATCCAGCCTCGGACAACGAAACAGACAG GGCAGGGTGGGTCATCACTCTATGCTCGCCGATACAGAGACCCTGCCATCCAGGGAGGGAAGCCCCTACCAGACAAAGGGACCTGCAAGCATTACAAACAGAGCAATCGCTGGCTTAG GTTCCCTTGCTGCGGCCGGGCGTACCCATGTGACGCGTGTCATGACGAGGACCAGGATCACCACATGGAGCTGGCCACCAGGATGATCTGTGGCCACTGTGCCAAAGAACAG CCCTTCAGTAATGGTAAGCCATGTGTTGGCTGTGGTGGGATGATGACGAGGTCGGGTCACAGCAGTCATTGGGAGGGAGGCCTGGGCTGCAGGAGCAAAGTCAAAATGAACAG GAATGATCGACAAAAGTACGCAAGCACAAATAAAACCATATCCAGGAGAGCGACCAGCAAGAACTGA
- the ch25hl1.2 gene encoding cholesterol 25-hydroxylase-like protein 1, member 2, protein MNFSHLCELLWTVYDEQDSILQPLWDHLRLYHSDTIRSPLFPVVLTVSSYFIFCLPYLVCDIMGDRWPAVQRFKIQPSKKPTPTMLVHCAGVTLRNHLLLVFPAAVAQWAWRPPVPLPERAPALLELAGGVAGNLLLFDLQYFIWHFLHHKVRWLYVTFHAIHHNYMAPFALATQCLGGWELVTVGFWTTLNPVLLRCHLLTNWVFMVVHVYVSVEDHCGYEFPWCTSRLMPFGFYGGPNQHDVHHQKPNTNFAPHFSHWDKLFGTYLELTFSKADLSFSKSCS, encoded by the coding sequence ATGAACTTTAGCCATCTTTGTGAGCTCTTATGGACAGTCTATGACGAACAGGACTCCATTCTACAGCCCTTGTGGGACCACCTGCGGCTGTATCACTCTGACACCATCAGGTCTCCGCTCTTCCCAGTGGTGCTGACTGTGTCATCATACTTCATCTTCTGCCTCCCTTACCTGGTCTGTGATATAATGGGTGACAGGTGGCCTGCAGTCCAGCGCTTCAAGATCCAGCCAAGTAAGAAGCCCACTCCTACCATGCTGGTCCACTGTGCAGGAGTCACCCTACGTAATCACCTGCTCCTGGTCTTCCCAGCAGCTGTGGCTCAGTGGGCATGGCGACCACCAGTTCCCTTGCCTGAACGGGCCCCCGCCCTGCTGGAGCTCGCCGGTGGGGTGGCTGGAAATCTTCTACTTTTTGACTTGCAGTATTTTATTTGGCATTTCTTGCACCACAAGGTCCGCTGGCTGTATGTCACCTTCCACGCCATCCACCATAACTACATGGCGCCCTTCGCCCTGGCAACCCAGTGCCTGGGAGGTTGGGAGCTAGTCACTGTAGGCTTCTGGACCACCCTGAATCCGGTGCTGTTGAGATGCCACCTGCTCACAAATTGGGTATTTATGGTAGTTCATGTGTACGTTTCAGTGGAGGATCATTGTGGCTATGAGTTTCCCTGGTGCACATCGCGTCTTATGCCATTTGGTTTCTACGGTGGACCAAACCAGCATGACGTGCATCACCAGAAGCCCAACACCAACTTTGCTCCCCACTTCAGCCACTGGGATAAATTATTTGGTACTTATTTGGAGCTTACCTTTTCAAAAGCTGACCTTAGCTTTTCAAAATCTTGCTCTTAA